A section of the Scomber scombrus unplaced genomic scaffold, fScoSco1.1 SCAFFOLD_59, whole genome shotgun sequence genome encodes:
- the LOC133977258 gene encoding collagen alpha-1(IV) chain-like has protein sequence MENRKKREPGEPREPGEPGEPGEPREPREPGEPGEPGEPGEPGEPGEPGEPGEPGEPGEPGEPGEPGEPGEPGEPGEPGEPGEPGEPGEPGEPGEPGEPGEPGEPREEPGEPGEPGEPREPGEPGEPGEPGEPGEPGDPGEPGEPGEPGEPGEPGEPEEPGEPGEPGEPGEPGESGEPGEPGEPGEPGEPGEPGEPGEPGDPGEPGEPGEPGEPGEPGEPGEPGEPGEPGEPGEPGEPGEPGEPGEPGEPGEPGEPGEPGEPGEPGEPGEPGEPREPGEPGEPGEPGEPGEPGEPGEPGEPGEPGEPGEPGEPGEPGEPGEPGEPGEPGEPGEPGEAGEPGEPREPGEPGEPGEPGEPGEPGEPGEPGEPGEPGEPGEPGEPGEPGEPGEPGEPGEPGEPGEPGEPGEPGEPGDSTADIKAKTADWSLTKRM, from the exons ATGGAGAACAGAAAGAAGA gagaaccaggagaaccaagAGAACCGGGAGAGCcgggagaaccaggagaaccaagAGAACCAAGAGAACCAGGAGAGCcgggagaaccaggagaaccaggagaaccaggagagccAGGAGAGCCGGGAGAACCGGGAGAGCCGGGAGAGCCGGGAGAGCcgggagaaccaggagaaccaggagagccaggagaaccaggagaaccaggagagccAGGAGAGCCGGGAGAGCCGGGAGAACCGGGAGAACCAGGAGAGCCAGGAGagccaggagaaccaggagaaccaggagaaccaagagaa gagccgggagaaccaggagaaccaggagaaccaagagaaccaggagagccgggagaaccaggagaaccaggagaaccaggagagccAGGAGATCCAGGAGAGCCAGGAGAGCCAGGAGAGCCGGGAGAACCAGGAGAGCCAGGAGAACCAGAAGagccaggagaaccaggagaaccaggagagccaggagaaccaggagaatcaggagaaccaggagagccaggagaaccaggagagccaggagaaccaggagaaccaggagagccaggagaaccaggagatccaggagagccaggagaaccaggagagccaggagaaccaggagagccgggagaaccaggagaaccaggagaaccaggagagccgggagaaccaggagaaccaggagaaccaggagaaccaggagaaccaggagaaccaggagagccaggagaaccaggagagccgggagaaccaggagaaccaggagagccaggagagccaggagaaccaggagaaccaagagagccaggagaaccaggagagccaggagaaccaggagaaccaggagaaccaggagaaccaggagagccgggagaaccaggagaaccaggagaaccaggagagccgggagaaccaggagagccaggagaaccaggagaaccaggagaaccaggagagccaggagaaccaggagaaccaggagaagcaggagaaccaggagaaccaagAGAACCGGGAGAGCcgggagaaccaggagaaccaggagagccaggagagccaggagagccaggagagccaggagaaccaggagagccaggagaaccaggagagccaggagagccaggagagccgggagaaccaggagaaccaggagaaccaggagaaccaggagagccaggagaaccaggagaaccaggagagccaggagaaccaggagactCCACTGCTGACATTAAGGCAAAAACAGCAGACTGGAGTTTAACTAAACGTATGTGA
- the LOC133977260 gene encoding probable inactive protein kinase DDB_G0270444: MREQMREQLREQMREQMREQLREQLEEQMREQLEEQLREQMRGQLEEQMREQLREQMREQMREQLREQMREQMMEQMREQMREQLREQMREQMREQLREQMREQMMEQMMEQMREQMREQLREQMREQMREQLREQLEEQMREQLEEQLREQMREQMREQLREQLREQMREQMREQLREQMREQLREQLEEQMREQLEEQMREQLREQLREQMREQLEEQMREQLEEQMREQLKGTDEGTAGGTDEGTDEGTDEGTSEFYLCGVEEGSAAGEAVNPDRQKT; encoded by the coding sequence ATGAGGGAACAGATGAGGGAACAGCTGAGGGAACAGATGAGGGAACAGATGAGGGAACAGCTGAGGGAACAGCTGGAGGAACAGATGAGGGAACAGCTGGAGGAACAGCTGAGGGAACAGATGAGGGGACAGCTGGAGGAACAGATGAGGGAACAGCTGAGGGAACAGATGAGGGAACAGATGAGGGAACAGCTGAGGGAACAGATGAGGGAACAGATGATGGAACAGATGAGGGAACAGATGAGGGAACAGCTGAGGGAACAGATGAGGGAACAGATGAGGGAACAGCTGAGGGAACAGATGAGGGAACAGATGATGGAACAGATGATGGAACAGATGAGGGAACAGATGAGGGAACAGCTGAGGGAACAGATGAGGGAACAGATGAGGGAACAGCTGAGGGAACAGCTGGAGGAACAGATGAGGGAACAGCTGGAGGAACAGCTGAGGGAACAGATGAGGGAACAGATGAGGGAACAGCTGAGGGAACAGCTGAGGGAACAGATGAGGGAACAGATGAGGGAACAGCTGAGGGAACAGATGAGGGAACAGCTGAGGGAACAGCTGGAGGAACAGATGAGGGAACAGCTGGAGGAACAGATGAGGGAACAGCTGAGGGAACAGCTGAGGGAACAGATGAGGGAACAGCTGGAGGAACAGATGAGGGAACAGCTGGAGGAACAGATGAGGGAACAGCTGAAGGGAACAGATGAGGGAACAGCTGGAGGAACAGATGAGGGAACAGATGAGGGAACAGACGAGGGAACAAGTGAGTTTTACCTCTGTGGAGTCGAGGAAGGCTCTGCGGCAGGGGAAGCTGTGAATCCTGACAGACAGAAAACCTGA